A DNA window from Amphiprion ocellaris isolate individual 3 ecotype Okinawa chromosome 8, ASM2253959v1, whole genome shotgun sequence contains the following coding sequences:
- the icmt gene encoding protein-S-isoprenylcysteine O-methyltransferase has protein sequence MAGSKFVLEGRVSIKSFILGLSVVVIPLIRTWFGHFDWVFDYLTETPGKIAICVHIAVVNGLLLIIYRGPLYKVAVRACFLGVTFGCGLIISFSETTWTHFGWYMCSLSFFHYSEYLVTAVINPRSLSLDSFLLNHSVEYTLAAVSSWLEFTVEKLTLPELKQLNWLSFVGLLMVLCGEGLRKAAMLTAGSNFNHIVQNEKAQSHVLVTSGVYSYFRHPSYVGWFYWSIGTQVMLCNPVCILGYTIASWRFFRERIEEEELSLIHFFAEDYVEYKKKVPTGLPFISGIRVN, from the exons ATGGCAGGCAGTAAGTTTGTGCTAGAAGGTAGAGTAAGTataaaaagctttattttagGGCTCAGCGTTGTTGTAATCCCTTTGATCAGAACCTGGTTTGGACATTTTGACTGGGTGTTTGATTATTTGACGGAGACTCCCGGGAAAATAGCCATTTGTGTGCACATTGCAGTTGTCAACGGCCTCTTGCTAATCATATACAGGGGACCTCTGTACAAG GTTGCTGTGAGAGCCTGCTTCCTGGGAGTTACTTTTGGCTGTGGCTTAATTATAAGCTTCTCTGAAACCACTTGGACACACTTTGGGTG GTACATGTGCTCCCTGTCGTTCTTCCATTACTCCGAATACCTGGTTACAGCCGTCATCAACCCCCGTAGTCTGTCGCTGGACTCGTTCCTGCTCAACCACAGCGTGGAGTACACCCTAGCTGCTGTCTCCTCATGGCTGGAGTTCACTGTTGAAAAGCTGACACTTCCAG AGCTGAAGCAGCTGAACTGGTTGAGCTTCGTGGGTCTTCTCATGGTGCTGTGTGGGGAGGGCCTGCGGAAGGCCGCCATGTTGACAGCCGGTTCCAACTTCAACCACATCGTCCAGAATGAGAAGGCCCAGAGCCACGTGTTGGTCACCAGTGGGGTCTACTCCTACTTCCGACACCCCTCCTATGTGGGCTGGTTCTACTGGAGCATAGGAACACAG GTCATGCTGTGTAACCCAGTGTGTATACTGGGCTACACGATAGCCAGCTGGCGGTTCTTCCGGGAGCggatagaggaggaggagctttcCCTCATCCATTTCTTTGCTGAGGACTATGTGGAGTACAAGAAGAAGGTTCCCACTGGACTGCCCTTCATCTCAGGCATCCGTGTCAACTAG